The Nitrospinota bacterium nucleotide sequence CTATGGAATTTTCTCATTATGAAGAGGTACCCGGTCATATTTCAGAAGTAATAATTAAGGAAAAAGGTGAGAAAAAAGAAGAAAAATAAAAACAAGAAAGAGGAGCCTTATTAAAATGATAAAAACCAATATTATAAACTCTGTTTATGAAAGGATCGGTTTTTCGAGACACGAAGCAGAAGAGGCTGTAGAAATCATATTCAATATTATAAAAGAGACCTTAGAGAAAGGAGAGAACGTTAAAATTTCAAGACTTGGAACTTTTAATATCCATAGTAAAAACCAAAGGATTGGCAGGAATCCAAAGACTGGACAAGAGATTATGATTTCCCCTAGAAAGGTCCTGAGCTTTAAAGCAAGTCAGATACTAAAGGATAGGGTAAACCATTCTAAATAGATATTATATTTTTCCTTTAAATATAAATTGAAATTGTCATGACCCATATTCCTGAAAAATTATTCTTTAAGATTGGAGAAGTAGCAAAAATTACAGGTATTAAACCATATATCCTTAGATATTGGGAATCCGAGTTTCCTATTATTCGTCCTGAAAAAAACAGAGTGGGTCAAAGAGTCTATCAGAAAAAGGATCTAGAGAGAATTCTAGAGATAAAGAGACTTTTATATGATGAGCGATATACGATTGCTGGTGCAAAAAAGAAGATATTAGACGATTCCAAGAAAACAGCTCGTCAAATGACCTTAAACATTGATCAAGAACAATTATATAAAAGATTAATATATAATTTAAAAAATGATTTAGTTTCAATTTTTCGTATCTTAGATAAAAAATAAAGAGTAAACCGCTGTATTAATTGACATCGATTAGGGCGGGGCGTAGCGCAGCCTGGTTAGCGCACCTGAATGGGGTTCAGGGGGTCGGAGGTTCAAATCCTCTCGCCCCGACCATTTTATTTTAGCAGAAAGCTGGAGAGATAAAGAGTCTGCCCGAAGGGTAGGCTTTTTATCTATTGAGGAATAAAATTTTGAAGATACTTTTATCAAATGATGACGGTATAAATTCTGAGGGATTAAAATTCCTACACGACTCGCTAAAAAACCTTGGTAAAATCATTGTCATTGCTCCTAATAGAGAAAGAAGTGTAGTAGGGCATTCCCTAACATTAGATTCCCCACTAAGAATTGAAAAAATAAAGAACAACTGGTTTTCAATTAACGGAACACCAGCAGATTGTGTTAATATTGGTCTAAACTTTATTCTAAAAAGAAAAAAGCCTGATATTCTTATTTCTGGAATAAATAAAGGAGGAAATTTGGGAAATGATGTTACATATTCTGGAACGGTTTCTGCAGCAATGGAAGGAACCTTATTAGGGATCCCATCGATTGCTGTTTCTCTAGTTTCAAAAAATAATTTTCATTTCTCGACAGCTGCAGAATTTACATTAGAACTAGCAAGTTATGTGTTGAAGAAAGGATTACCGAAAAATACACTATTAAATGTAAATATTCCTAATAAGCCTCTTAAAGAGTTGAAAGGAGTTAGAATTACTAAACAGGGAAAGAGTATTTACGGAGATACCATTGTAGAAAAAGTTGATCCAAGAAATAAAAAGTATTATTGGATAGGCAGCAATAATCGAAAATGGAGTCTTGAAGAAGATACAGATATGTTTGCAATCCAGAATGATGAAATTTCCATAACCCCCCTTCATCTTGATCTAACTAATTATGAGGCTTATTCAAAGCTGCTAAAAGAGTGGAAATTTCATATATAATTTAGTTGTTTTGCTGGCTTAACAGATACTTTCCATAATTAATTAATCATAATAAAAAGTTTTTAGAGAATTAAAGAAAATTATACAGATGATTAGTAAGTATCCGATACGTTCTTTTTAATTTATTAAGAGAATTTAGATAAATGGAATATTCAGTAGCCAGAAACAAAATGGTTAGAGATCAACTGATAAATAGAGGAATTAAAGATCAAAAGGTTTTAGACGCTATGGCAAAAATTCCTAGGCATTTATTCGTTGAGCAGGCATTAAGAGATAGGGCTTATGGTGATTATCCGTTACCTATTGGTGAGAAACAAACAATCTCGCAGCCTTATATCGTAGCATTAATGACAGAAGCCTTAAAATTAGCGGGAGATGAGAAGGTTCTTGAAATAGGGACTGGATCCGGATATCAGACAGCAATACTTGCTGAATTAGCTATAAAGGTATATTCCATTGAGAGAATAAAATCCCTTTCTATAAAGGCAAGAAAAAACCTAGATAAATTGAAATATCACAACACAGTTTTAAAAGTCTTTGATGGAACATATGGATGGAAAGAAGAGGCCCCTTTTAATGTAATTATGGTTACAGCAGCCTCTCCAAATATTCCAGAAACACTTGTTGACCAACTAGCGATTAATGGAAGGATGGTTATTCCAGTAGGAGGTTCATTTTCTCAGAACCTGATAAAGGTTGTTAAAAATGAAGAAGGAATTAAAACATCTAATCTTAGTGGATGTGTTTTTGTAAAGTTAATTGGGAACCATGCTTGGAAACATGAATAGAATGTCGGGGCGTAGCGCAGCCTGGTTAGCGCACCTGCTTCGGGAGCAGGGGGTCGGAGGTTCAAATCCTCTCGTCCCGACCATTTTGAATATTAAATGAGAAAAGAAAATGAATATTGGTGTTATTGGTGGTGCTTTTTGTAATTCTGATATTTATAGAATTGCTGAAGATGTTGGAAGATTTATAGCGAAAAGGGGAGGGGTGTTAATTACTGGTGGTTTAAGTGGTGTTATGGAAGCAGCTTCAAAAGGTGCTAAAGAAGAAGGGGGATTAACCGTTGGAATATTACCGGGTTTTGAAGATACAGATGCAAATAGATATATTGATATACCGATTGTTACCGGACTTGACCATGCCAGAAATGTTATTGTCGTAAGAAGTTCTCAAGCAATCATTGCTATAAATGGAGAGTATGGAACATTGTCAGAAATCTCTATTGCATTAAAGATAGGAAAGCCTGTTATTGGAATCAATACATGGAAGTGGCTAAAAGATATTGTAGTAGCAAATGGAGCAGAGGATGCGGTAGAAAAAGCGTTTAGCCTCATAAAATAGAAATGATTAAAGATTCAAAGAAAAATTTATATCTTATCTTTGTAATTTTGGCTTTAATTGGATTGATAAGCTGTTCAAGGGTTCTACCGAAAGGATTTTCTTATCCTCATAAGAAAGAAGGAGTTTATCATATTGTAAAAAAAGGAGAAACCCTTTGGGGGATATCGAATCTCTATCATGTTGATTTGGAAGAGATTATAAGAGCAAATCGTATATCTGACCCAAAAAGAACAACTGTAGGACAGAAACTTTTCATTCCTAGAGCGAAAAAGCCTCTCAAAGCAAAAATCCATTCTCCCAAGATTGAGGAATTTATTTGGCCTATAAAGGGCAAAATCATTTCCTATTTTGGTGTAAAAGAAAAAAAGAAAAACAATGGAATAGATATAAGTGTTTCTGGTGAGAGCTATATTGTTGCTATTGCATCTGGAAAAATAATTTTCAGTGACTTTGGTCCCGAGGGATATGGTAAGATGATAATGATAAAACATAGATTCGGCTTTGTAAGCCTATACTCTAATCAAAAAGAAAACTTGGTTACTGTAAACCAAATAGTTAGGCAGGGTGAAAAAATAGCAAGAATAGAGAAAACAAAGGATAAAGAAGAACCATATCTTCATCTAGAAATCAGAAAAAACAGGATTCCAAGAGACCCTCTCTTGTATCTGCCTTAGAAAGGAGATTGATTTATGAATATAGCCGAGAATTTAAGAGAAAAGATAAGGGATATCCCTGATTTTCCAAAAAAGGGTATTATATTTAAGGATATTACAACCCTCTTAAATGACCCAGTTGCCTTTAGTAAAGCCATTGATCTTTTGGGAGATAGATATACAGAGAAAAAAATAGATGTCGTTGTTGGGATAGAGGCTAGAGGGTTTATTATTGGTTCTGCTTTGGCATATAAGTTAGGTGCTGGTTTTATACCTATTAGAAAACCGGGAAAACTTCCCTATAAGACACACAGCATAACATATGAATTAGAATACGGTACAGACCAATTAGAGATTCATCAGGATGCGATTAAGCCTGGGCAAAGGGTCTTGATTGCAGATGACCTTCTTGCAACTGGAGGAACCATAAAAGCTGCTGCTGACCTTGTCGCAAAATTAAACGCAGAGATCTTAGAAATCGCATTCCTCATAGAGTTGACTTTTTTAAGGGGAAGGGATAAACTCAATAAATATAATATTTATTCCTTAATCCAATTTTAGAATTAAATGTGCCCCCGTAGCTCAGTAGGATAGAGCAAGGGATTCCTAATCCCTGTGCCGGAGGTTCGATTCCTCTCGGGGGTACCAAAAAAATTCCCGTCGCTAGTCTTTTTTATCTTTAAAAAGAAAGTAAACGAATATTTTTAAACTTGGAGATGAGAAATGGTTAGAAGAAGAATATTGAAGAAATCTAAAGATACAATTATACCTTTAACCAGTACAGAAAAGATTATTTCATTTATAAACGAAAATTTTAAACTACTCCTATCAACTCTGATCATAATCCTTATATGTATTATAGCTTTTTCTGGTTTTATTCTCTATAAATATAAACTTAATAATAATTCTTATATAATTGAATATAAAGCATTGAAATTATATAGGAATTTAGATATTAAAAAGAATAGAACAGACATTGAAAAAGTTTATTTAGATATTATAAAGAAATATAAAGGAACCAAGGGATCAAAGTTTGCACAGCTTTATTTAGGGAATATCTACTTTAAAATGGAAAAATATAATAAGGCTATAGATCAATATAAAGAACTTTTAAAAGAGGTCAAAAAGAACACAAATCTTTATGATTTAGCCATAATGGGACTGGGTTATTCCTATGAAGCCTTAGGAGATTACAAAAAGTCTATTGCTTTCTTTAAAAAAATCACAGAGGATGAAAATAATCCAAATAAAGTTCATGCATATATGGCAATAGGTAGGTGCTATGAAGGTTTAAAGGATTATAAAGAAGCTATAAAAAGTTACATTTCAATAAATAAAGAATTTCCAACAAATACATGGAAATCTGAATTGATAAATAAGATTGAAGATTTAAAGGCTAAGATATAAGTCTCTGAAATATAAGTACTTTTAAAAAGATAAGAATAGGGTAGGGTAGTTAATATTATTCAAACTACTCGCTTTTTAATCTTAGGATTTCTATTCCAAGAGTGTTATCTATAAGCTTTATTTCTCCTGTTTCATCTAATTCAAGTTTTATGTCTTTCCCTTCTTCTATAAATCTTTTTAATTCATCAAATAATCTACCACGTAAAGTATATGTATATTTATCATTTTCCATTTTTAACCTCCTAAAAGTTAGAATTTATATATGTTATATGGGGTAGGGTAAAGCCGGTTATTATGTAGAACGTTTAAAATCCTCGGAGAAATTTCCTTTTTCAACAGTAATTGTATCTATCTCTTTTTCAGCGATTTCCCTTAATGTCTTAACTGTTTCAGAGCTCTCAATATCTGTTCCTCTTACTGCTTCTATAATCAAAAAAATTTCATCTTTTTTTAACGCCATAAAATTCACCTCCTTAGGGAAATAAATCAATCCTAGAGGCAAATAGAGAATCTTTGTTTAGATATTATTTGACTGCCTTCTAATTTTTGAATTATTATCTGATATTACTTCTGATAAGATATATTATGTAAACTAACAAATATTTTAACCTGGAGGCCAGCCCATTTCTCTTCCGCCAAGAAGATGAAAATGTATATGCAATACAGATTGCCCTGCTCCTCGATTACAATTTGTAACTACCCTGAACCCATCTTTATCAATACCATTTTCTTTTGCCATACTATTTGCAACCATAAATACCGAACCAATAAGATCTTTTTCTACCTCTTTGACCTCTAGTATTGTTGATATATGCTTCTTGGGGATGATTAATAAATGAACAGGTGATTGGGGGTTTATATCCTTGATAACAAAAAGGTCATCATCTTCATATACCTTATCAACAGGTATTTCTCCAGATTCTATTTTGCAAAAAAGACAATCTTTTTCCAACTTTAGTCCCCTTCTCCTTTGTAATTATTGATTAATTCTCTTATTTTAGGAGGTATATAGATATGATCTAAATCAAACTTTGTAAGCTCATTAAGTATGATATCAATCTTATCCTTTAGTCTTAATGACTTATCAACAAATATTACCATATTATTTCTAACCCTACAAAGGCTGCTTTTTATCTTATAGTCATCTTTTTTGAATTCGTCGTACTGAATCTTTACATTTAAAGAATCAGCTATTTTTTCTAAATTTTGGAGAATATATTCATTATTCATCAACTCTCCACATTGAGAACGGCTTTATCCCTTCCCTTTCTTTTTGCTGAATATAAAGCATTATCAGCTAATTGTATAAGGTCAGAATAGCTTTTAACTTTACTTTGTGGGAAACTAGAAACACCAATGCTTATTGTGATCTTTATTATTTTATTATGATTTACTTCAAATTCATTAGACTTAATAACTCTTCTTAGTCTTTCGCTAAATTTATATGCTGATTCAGAATCTGTCTGAGGTAAAATGATTATAAACTCCTCACCTCCATACCTTCCTACAATATCTATATTTCTTGAATTGATTTTGAGAATATCACTAAGCTGCAAGAGGACTTCATCTCCTCTTTGATGTCCATAATTATCATTTACATTTTTGAAGTGATCAATATCTATCATGACACATGAAAGATTATTTTTATAACGAACTGCCTTTTCGAATTCTTCTTCAAAGCGTGATAGAAAATAATTCCGATTATAAAGTTTAGTAAGACTATCAGTAGTAGCCAATCCTAAAAGTTCTTTTTCCAATTTCCTCTTTTCCAGGCCTCGTTTAATAGTCAATTTAAGATCATTGTCTTGACAGGGTTTTATTAAATAATCATATGCACCACCTCTTAGCGCATAAACGGCTGAATCGAGTGATTCATACCCTGTTATAACAATGACCGGTGTATCTGGCGATATTTTCTTTACCTCTTCCAATATATCTAATCCGTTAATACCCTCCATCTTAAGATCGGTGAGAACAATATCAAAACTTTGTTGACTAATTAAGTCTAGTGCTTTTTGGCCGTTATTAACAGGATAAATTTTATATCCATCTTGTTTTAGAATTGTTTCAAAACCTCTAAGTACCAAAGGATCATCTTCTACTATTAATATGTTTGTAGTTTGTTTCATTTTTTAATTTTTTATTAAATAAATATTCTTTGAATATAGAATGTCAGCATTATTTATAGTTTTATCGTCTCTTTTTTACTCTTAGTTTAGGTCTAAATGAAATATATTTTTAATTTTTTTCTCTTTATTTATTAAAGTATTTATAGAATATCCCGATATGTGAATAGATAAATTTATTTATTATTATTAAAATTTCCATCTAAAGGTAATAGAGGATGAAGATAGATTCTTTTGGAACCAATAAAATTAATAATATTCCCTTACCCCTTGATAATATTAAGAAGAAGACTTGTATACCTATAAACAATAAAGTTTCAAACGATAAAATAAATATTTCCAAAAAAGGAAAAGAGATAGTAAAGACTTTTCAAATAATCAAATCACTCCCTGAAACCAGGGAAAACAAGATAGATTCCTTAAAAACAGAAATAAAAAATAATAATTATATTATTGATGCTCAGAAGATTGCTGATAAAATGATTAAGAACAGTCTTGATGAATCGATTATATAATTTTAAAAAACTTTACTAAATCTTTTGTTGTTTTATCTTAATTCTTCTTACTATCAGATATCTTCTTTTCACCCAAGGCCTCTTTGCGGCTTAATCTAATTCTTCCCTGTTTGTCTATATCAAGGACTTTTACCAATATTTCTTCACCTTCACGAAGTTCATCTGATACATTTTTAACATGATGGTCTGATATTTGTGAAATATGAACGAGCCCATCCGATCCAGGAAAAATTTCAACGATGGCTCCAAAATCCATTATTTTTTTAACTGTTCCTAGATATATCTTTCCAATCTCAGCCTCCCGGGTAATCTCTTCTATCATCTTAATTGCTTTTTCCATGGATTCCTTATCTGATGAAATGATTGATATTTCTCCACTATCATCTACTTCAAGATTTGCTCCTGTTTTGTCAATAATGTTTCTAATAGTTTTTCCTCCAGGACCTATGAGTAAGCCGATCTTTTCACTATTAATTTTAATATTCATAATTTTTGGCGCATAACTAGAAATCTGAGATCTTGGGCTTGAGATTACTTCTTTCATCTTTTCTAAGATATTGAGCCTCCCTTCCCTTGCCTGCTCCAGTGCCAGTTTCATAATTTCTTTATCGACACCCTTTATCTTTATGTCCATTTGAATAGCAGTAACTCCTTTTTCAGTTCCTGCAACTTTAAAATCCATATCTCCAACATGATCCTCAATTCCTAATATATCAGAAAGGATAACCGTCTCCTCATCATTTTTTATTAACCCCATTGCTATTCCACCCACAGCCGAAGAGATTGGAGCGCCTGCGTCCATAAGAGCAAGACTCCCTCCACAGACTGTTGCCATGGAAGAAGAACCATTAGATTCGAGTATATCAGATACCAACCTTATGGTATAAGGAAAGGCCTCATTCTTTGGCAATACTGCTGATAGGGCTCTTTCGGCTAAGGCTCCATGTCCAATTTCTCTCCGTCCCGGGCCACTAAGAAACCTGGTTTCACCGACACTAAAAGGGGGAAAATTATAATGGAGCATAAAAGCTTTAGAAGATTTTCCTTCGAAATCGTCTAGCCTTTGTTCATCCATTGATGTTCCAAGGGTAGCACTAACCAGTGCTTGGGTTTCTCCCCTCGTGAACAAAGCAGAGCCATGGGTCCTTGGCAGAATTCCAATTTTAGCTGATACAGGACGAATATCTTTAGTTTTCCTTCCATCCGGTCTAATTTTTTTACTAATAATTAGATTTCTTATCTCCCTTTTTTCTAATTCTTCAAAAATATTTTTGATATCTCTTTCTTTCTCTTCATCATCATCTCCAAAAGAGTCCATAAGATGATTTAACATCTCTTCCCTCTTTTTATTTCTTGCCATTTTAGATGTTTGGATCAATGATTCTCTCAATTTATCTATGATATTTTCTTCAATCTTCTTACTTAATTCTAAATCTATTTGAGGTTCTTCTATCTTCATCTTTTCGACACCAACTTTTTCTACCATTTCAATCTGAAGCTCAACGATATCTTTAATGACGTCATGTCCAAAAAATATTGCGTCTAAAAAAACATTTTCTGAAATTTGTTTTCCTCCTCCTTCTACCATTAAAATACCTTCCTTAGCTCCAGCCACAACGAGATTTATATCGCTTCTGTCTAATTCTTTATAAGTTGGATTGATAATAAAATTATTATCTATTAATCCAATTCTTACTGCTCCAATAGGTCCTTGAAATGGTATTTTTGACATTGATAAAGAGGCTGATGCCCCAATAATTGACAATATATCAGGATCATTTTCTTGATCGACTGATAGAACTATGCCGATTATTTGTATCTCATTATTAAAATATTTTGGGAAAAGGGGTCTTAAGGGCCTATCCATGAGCCTAGAGGTCAAAATCTCTTTTTCACCCGGTCTCCCTTCTCTTTTGAAAAAACCACCTGGAAATTTACCGGCTGCGTAAGCCTTTTGTCTATAATCAACAGTTAATGGTAGAAAATCATATTCATTCTTAACTTCCTTTGATACAACTGCCGTCACTAATACCACTGTATCTCCGTAGGTTACTAACACCGAACCGTCGGCCTGTTTAGCTAGTTCCCCTGTCTCAATCGATAGAGCCTTTCCTCTAATATCTTTTTTTACTTTGTATGCCATCTTATTTACCTCTCCGATTTATAAAACAATTATCTTCTAATACCTAGACGCTTTATTACGTCATGATATCTTTTCATATCTTTTTCTTTAAGGTAGTTTAATAATTTTCTTCTTTTATTAACAAGTTTCAATAATCCTCTTCTTGAGTGGTGATCCTTTTTGTGATGCTTAAAATGCTCTGTAAGATAACTTATTCTTTTGCTGAGTATTGCTATTTGAACCTCTGCAGAACCTGTATCTTTTTCATGAAAGTGAAACTCATTAATAATGGACTCTTTATCACTCTTTGTTAAAACCATATATTCTTCCTCCTCTTTTCTATATTATCTATATTAAGATCTTTTTTGGTCTCAATACTACGTCTTCATCATCTAATCCTAATAAATCTTTTCTGGCAATAAGAGTTTTACCTAAAGCTAACAATTTACCTTTAAAGTTTTTTATAAGCACATTATCATCGGATAAAAAATCCTTTGATATATCATTAATGCTCTTTTTCCAGAGAGGCATTCCATTCAATAATGTTTTTTCCTCTCCTTCTTTAATAAATATAGTCGGCATAAAATTCAATACATCATCAATAGGAATGACCACGTCTTTTAGTTTATTACATTCTTTTAATTCATGCAATCTTGAAATAGTTATTGCGTTGGAAATGTCAAAAATTCCTACACTTGTTCTTTGAAGTTCTACCATATGAGCTCCGCAGCCTAAACTCTCTCCAATATCATTAAAGAGAGTTCTGATATATGTCCCTTTAGAACATCTTATTTTTAATGTAACTAATTCATTTTTTTTATCTATTAAATTCAAAGCATAGATTTTGACTTTTTTTGGATTAACCTGAACGTTTAGACCTTTTCTTGCTAATTGGTAAAGCCTTTTTCCTTTATATTTAGCAGCAGAGTACATGGGAGGAGTCTGATAAATTTCACCTTTGAATTTTTTTAATACACTCATTAACTTCTCTTTTGAGACTTTAGTATCGGGGCTTTCTGATAATATCTTTCCCGAGGCATCTTGAGTATCAGTCTTAGTTCCTAATTTCATAACTCCAATATAAATTTTTTCAAAATCAGAAATTAACTCAACTATCTTAGTAGCCTTACCAATACATATGGGCAATAAACCACTTGCCTCAGGATCAAGGGTTCCTATATGTCCTATTTTTTTAACATTTAATATACGTCCAATATGACTAACGATACTATAAGAAGTTGGCCCCTTTGGTTTATTAAAATTAATAATTCCGTTCATTTATCTTTACTTTTTATCTCTTCCAATTTCTTAGATATATTCGCTGCATGTTCAATTGAGTCATCTATTTTAAATATCAATTCAGGGATATGTTTTAACCTTAATCTTCTACCTAGCTCTCCACGAATGAATCCAGAAGCACTTACAAGTCCCCGTAAAGTTTGAATTTTATCAGTTTCTCTCCCTAGGATACTTACAAAAACCTTTGCATAACGAAGATCCTTAGTAACCTCTATTTTTGTTAGTGTTGAAAATCCTATTCTAGGGTCTTTAATATCTCTCAGTAACAACTGAGAAATTTCTTTCAGGAGTAATCCGCTCACTCTCTCTGTTCTTTTTGAATAGGGCATATTTATTATAAGATAATTATAAGATTTGGATTTCGTAATCAATCAGTTCTGCAAGACAGAGGTTTTCTATAAAGCTGACTATGTTGACTAATATGCTGTCTGCATGTTTTTTATCATTGCTAATCGTAGCAATACCGATATTTATTTTCTGCCATTTGTCATGATCTTCGATTTCTGCGATAGAAACATTAAATTTATTTTTCACTCTTGCAACAATACTTTTAACTACCTTCCGTTTTCCCTTTAAAGAAGAGTTTTCAGGTAAGTGCAAAACTAGTCTACAGACACCAATAAACATTTTTTTAACAAAAAAACTTATTTTACTTTCTCATAAAAGAAAGTTTCGATTATATCCCCAACTTTTATATCTTGAAAATTTTCTATACCGATTCCACATTCATAGCCGCTTTGAACCTCATTTGCATCCTCTTTGAATCTTCTAAGAGATTCGATTCTTCCTTGATAGATTATAACATTATCTCTTAATAGCCTTGTCTCTGAACCTCTTTTAATTATTCCTTGAGTAACATGGGATCCGGCTATAGGTCCAATTTTTGGTATGTTAAAGACCTCTCTAATTTCTGCTCTTCCGAGCATTCTTTCTTTGAATTTTGGTTCTAATAATCCTTTTATAGCCGCCTTTACATCATTGATAGCATCATAGATTACAGTATAGATCCTCATATCTAATTTTTCTTTTTCTAAAAATTCTGATGCCTTTGGAGTTGGTCTTACATTAAACCCAATAATAATAGCATTAGAGGCAGATGACAACATTA carries:
- the rpsO gene encoding 30S ribosomal protein S15, with amino-acid sequence MVLTKSDKESIINEFHFHEKDTGSAEVQIAILSKRISYLTEHFKHHKKDHHSRRGLLKLVNKRRKLLNYLKEKDMKRYHDVIKRLGIRR
- a CDS encoding adenine phosphoribosyltransferase encodes the protein MNIAENLREKIRDIPDFPKKGIIFKDITTLLNDPVAFSKAIDLLGDRYTEKKIDVVVGIEARGFIIGSALAYKLGAGFIPIRKPGKLPYKTHSITYELEYGTDQLEIHQDAIKPGQRVLIADDLLATGGTIKAAADLVAKLNAEILEIAFLIELTFLRGRDKLNKYNIYSLIQF
- the pnp gene encoding polyribonucleotide nucleotidyltransferase; protein product: MAYKVKKDIRGKALSIETGELAKQADGSVLVTYGDTVVLVTAVVSKEVKNEYDFLPLTVDYRQKAYAAGKFPGGFFKREGRPGEKEILTSRLMDRPLRPLFPKYFNNEIQIIGIVLSVDQENDPDILSIIGASASLSMSKIPFQGPIGAVRIGLIDNNFIINPTYKELDRSDINLVVAGAKEGILMVEGGGKQISENVFLDAIFFGHDVIKDIVELQIEMVEKVGVEKMKIEEPQIDLELSKKIEENIIDKLRESLIQTSKMARNKKREEMLNHLMDSFGDDDEEKERDIKNIFEELEKREIRNLIISKKIRPDGRKTKDIRPVSAKIGILPRTHGSALFTRGETQALVSATLGTSMDEQRLDDFEGKSSKAFMLHYNFPPFSVGETRFLSGPGRREIGHGALAERALSAVLPKNEAFPYTIRLVSDILESNGSSSMATVCGGSLALMDAGAPISSAVGGIAMGLIKNDEETVILSDILGIEDHVGDMDFKVAGTEKGVTAIQMDIKIKGVDKEIMKLALEQAREGRLNILEKMKEVISSPRSQISSYAPKIMNIKINSEKIGLLIGPGGKTIRNIIDKTGANLEVDDSGEISIISSDKESMEKAIKMIEEITREAEIGKIYLGTVKKIMDFGAIVEIFPGSDGLVHISQISDHHVKNVSDELREGEEILVKVLDIDKQGRIRLSRKEALGEKKISDSKKN
- a CDS encoding MerR family transcriptional regulator — its product is MTHIPEKLFFKIGEVAKITGIKPYILRYWESEFPIIRPEKNRVGQRVYQKKDLERILEIKRLLYDERYTIAGAKKKILDDSKKTARQMTLNIDQEQLYKRLIYNLKNDLVSIFRILDKK
- a CDS encoding diguanylate cyclase — its product is MKQTTNILIVEDDPLVLRGFETILKQDGYKIYPVNNGQKALDLISQQSFDIVLTDLKMEGINGLDILEEVKKISPDTPVIVITGYESLDSAVYALRGGAYDYLIKPCQDNDLKLTIKRGLEKRKLEKELLGLATTDSLTKLYNRNYFLSRFEEEFEKAVRYKNNLSCVMIDIDHFKNVNDNYGHQRGDEVLLQLSDILKINSRNIDIVGRYGGEEFIIILPQTDSESAYKFSERLRRVIKSNEFEVNHNKIIKITISIGVSSFPQSKVKSYSDLIQLADNALYSAKRKGRDKAVLNVES
- a CDS encoding integration host factor subunit alpha — encoded protein: MIKTNIINSVYERIGFSRHEAEEAVEIIFNIIKETLEKGENVKISRLGTFNIHSKNQRIGRNPKTGQEIMISPRKVLSFKASQILKDRVNHSK
- a CDS encoding TIGR00725 family protein, with the translated sequence MNIGVIGGAFCNSDIYRIAEDVGRFIAKRGGVLITGGLSGVMEAASKGAKEEGGLTVGILPGFEDTDANRYIDIPIVTGLDHARNVIVVRSSQAIIAINGEYGTLSEISIALKIGKPVIGINTWKWLKDIVVANGAEDAVEKAFSLIK
- the surE gene encoding 5'/3'-nucleotidase SurE, translated to MKILLSNDDGINSEGLKFLHDSLKNLGKIIVIAPNRERSVVGHSLTLDSPLRIEKIKNNWFSINGTPADCVNIGLNFILKRKKPDILISGINKGGNLGNDVTYSGTVSAAMEGTLLGIPSIAVSLVSKNNFHFSTAAEFTLELASYVLKKGLPKNTLLNVNIPNKPLKELKGVRITKQGKSIYGDTIVEKVDPRNKKYYWIGSNNRKWSLEEDTDMFAIQNDEISITPLHLDLTNYEAYSKLLKEWKFHI
- the flgM gene encoding flagellar biosynthesis anti-sigma factor FlgM; the protein is MKIDSFGTNKINNIPLPLDNIKKKTCIPINNKVSNDKINISKKGKEIVKTFQIIKSLPETRENKIDSLKTEIKNNNYIIDAQKIADKMIKNSLDESII
- a CDS encoding tetratricopeptide repeat protein; translated protein: MVRRRILKKSKDTIIPLTSTEKIISFINENFKLLLSTLIIILICIIAFSGFILYKYKLNNNSYIIEYKALKLYRNLDIKKNRTDIEKVYLDIIKKYKGTKGSKFAQLYLGNIYFKMEKYNKAIDQYKELLKEVKKNTNLYDLAIMGLGYSYEALGDYKKSIAFFKKITEDENNPNKVHAYMAIGRCYEGLKDYKEAIKSYISINKEFPTNTWKSELINKIEDLKAKI
- a CDS encoding protein-L-isoaspartate(D-aspartate) O-methyltransferase, which translates into the protein MEYSVARNKMVRDQLINRGIKDQKVLDAMAKIPRHLFVEQALRDRAYGDYPLPIGEKQTISQPYIVALMTEALKLAGDEKVLEIGTGSGYQTAILAELAIKVYSIERIKSLSIKARKNLDKLKYHNTVLKVFDGTYGWKEEAPFNVIMVTAASPNIPETLVDQLAINGRMVIPVGGSFSQNLIKVVKNEEGIKTSNLSGCVFVKLIGNHAWKHE
- a CDS encoding LysM peptidoglycan-binding domain-containing M23 family metallopeptidase; protein product: MIKDSKKNLYLIFVILALIGLISCSRVLPKGFSYPHKKEGVYHIVKKGETLWGISNLYHVDLEEIIRANRISDPKRTTVGQKLFIPRAKKPLKAKIHSPKIEEFIWPIKGKIISYFGVKEKKKNNGIDISVSGESYIVAIASGKIIFSDFGPEGYGKMIMIKHRFGFVSLYSNQKENLVTVNQIVRQGEKIARIEKTKDKEEPYLHLEIRKNRIPRDPLLYLP
- a CDS encoding histidine triad nucleotide-binding protein; the encoded protein is MEKDCLFCKIESGEIPVDKVYEDDDLFVIKDINPQSPVHLLIIPKKHISTILEVKEVEKDLIGSVFMVANSMAKENGIDKDGFRVVTNCNRGAGQSVLHIHFHLLGGREMGWPPG